The following DNA comes from Macrobrachium rosenbergii isolate ZJJX-2024 chromosome 37, ASM4041242v1, whole genome shotgun sequence.
aggttaaggtGTACTGTTACCGCCGGACCAACTCCGGCGGTCCTTAACTTATCATtattcatgtattgtatattatctttattcagtCGGAATATCTCCGGCGGGTTTTTGGATTGTCTGTAAGCATGCTCCATCACCCATATTAGGTTAAGGTACCTTATCTCCGCCAGCTCTACTCCGGCGTGCCTTAactagcatactcatgtatcatctatccacttacagatggtacgctgtcaggagcctgggtgcACGGCGGTCCTTCATCAGCCCTACGGCCATGTAGTGTGCCGATCCCACTCCGGCTGTGCGGTTCGCGTCGGGgacttgatcgtctggcacccagatggctgtgaggtgtgctacgctctgtatgagcaggtgatggatgagtcggtaagcttcaagtccgctaacctttagtctcacTTGACTTCATGGCTTATATTGATGAATATGGCGTTCGGTGTTCGTTCTAGTaagcctttcttctctttcagtctgaccgtacttcccgcgactcttcgctgtcgaccctgaaggccTGGGTCGGCGGGTTCAGGAGGAACGTCCCGTCGGGGAAACCCTACATCCTTTCAGAGGGgatctgcaatctcctctaccccggcaCCCGGATCTCAGCTGCAGTTCCagcggaagtagccgcccctttgatagagcagatccgggtagatacgcagccctcccaagatgATAACCTGTGCGAAGAGGTGGCGAAAGAGGTGGCAGCCATCAATCTAGACACTGAACCCATGAACGTCGAGCCggaccaggtagaaggtagggaggtaagtgaggcagggggagcgagctcccttttcaattcttcttcctcttcctcttcatttcaggGTTTCCAGAAATCtgcttaccttgaggacaggtcgaggtctactgtccccaaggtgaaaaccttgaaaactaAGGGCTTGTccaagtcctctagacctcacaAGTCTAATCCTGTAGCTCCCTCGAAGTCACGGGCTCTTAGTCCGGT
Coding sequences within:
- the LOC136825257 gene encoding uncharacterized protein → MVRCQEPGCTAVLHQPYGHVVCRSHSGCAVRVGDLIVWHPDGCEVCYALYEQVMDESSDRTSRDSSLSTLKAWVGGFRRNVPSGKPYILSEGICNLLYPGTRISAAVPAEVAAPLIEQIRVDTQPSQDDNLCEEVAKEVAAINLDTEPMNVEPDQVEGREVSEAGGASSLFNSSSSSSSFQGFQKSAYLEDRSRSTVPKVKTLKTKGLSKSSRPHKSNPVAPSKSRALSPVASTSKAAPPAKGSRSRAVKVSPPQPNFDPEAFADFLLQKLDKKVEARISDLSSQLASGLKPSDDHWKSLAERMQNQENVLSGFVRSGVAAQTYAVPDAYSLPPFDKGNPWRLALHAPRHEDTLTIEGLGTRRLEELEFFPPDLVPPYPGYARLTEEAWIRSGKVPKETVIFPRDQAQSALLRTHGVGGGEHQTDPLQRDLHYVLIA